Sequence from the Leptospira bourretii genome:
TTAGATAGTCCCTCTTCAAAGTCTTTTCCGATCATTTCTTCAAAATTCATAAAAAGTAACATCAAATTAGAAGGGTAAGGCATCGAACCATCAAACCCCCAAATGATTTTGGATTTTTTTTGGTCCAAAGAAGAAACCTTCATATAACTGCGTTCTGTACCTTCAAAAGGTTCAAAAAATCTTAGTTCTGTTTCCATCTCTAAGGCATCCGCATTGATCATTTTAATTTCTTGTTCTCCAGTTCCGACTTCTTTGTCTAAACTTTCCCAACGAGAAATAAAACCAACGGTTCCATCTAAACCCGTATAAATTTTCTTCATACTAGGATCTTTTTTTGCCCATACACTATACTGGTCTTGGTTTTTCAACATTCGAATGTACGCAAATACATCAGATGCTGGTTTGTTAATGTCGATGGAACGTTCTACCTGGTAACCAGTAGGTAAGAAAATAGCAACAACTAACGGGATGGCTATGATCCCGATGATTCCTATGGAAATTTTTCT
This genomic interval carries:
- a CDS encoding SRPBCC family protein, giving the protein MTLGRKISIGIIGIIAIPLVVAIFLPTGYQVERSIDINKPASDVFAYIRMLKNQDQYSVWAKKDPSMKKIYTGLDGTVGFISRWESLDKEVGTGEQEIKMINADALEMETELRFFEPFEGTERSYMKVSSLDQKKSKIIWGFDGSMPYPSNLMLLFMNFEEMIGKDFEEGLSNLKVVLEK